The following are encoded in a window of Pseudoalteromonas sp. MM1 genomic DNA:
- a CDS encoding thioesterase family protein — MNSKGALLTHEVEIEIPFHDCDPMNVVWHGNYPRYLEVARCELLRLFDYDYPQMMESGYAWPIVDMQIKYVASAVFTQKIKVVAYLKEFENRLKIDYVITDALTNKRITKATTTQVAVEITSKEMQFASPAVIISKLAKVLS; from the coding sequence ATGAATAGTAAAGGCGCTTTGCTAACACATGAAGTGGAAATTGAAATTCCATTTCATGACTGCGACCCGATGAATGTGGTATGGCATGGTAATTACCCTCGCTACTTAGAGGTGGCTCGCTGTGAGTTACTACGATTATTTGACTACGACTATCCTCAAATGATGGAGTCGGGCTATGCGTGGCCAATAGTGGATATGCAAATTAAATACGTGGCATCTGCTGTATTTACACAAAAAATAAAAGTGGTTGCGTATTTAAAAGAGTTTGAAAATCGATTAAAAATTGATTATGTAATTACAGATGCCTTAACTAATAAGCGAATTACTAAGGCTACTACCACTCAAGTTGCTGTCGAAATAACAAGTAAAGAAATGCAGTTTGCCTCACCGGCAGTGATAATTAGTAAGCTCGCGAAAGTACTTAGCTAA
- a CDS encoding outer membrane lipoprotein carrier protein LolA codes for MNYLKNCVFVSCFYFVFFSTSLLATPSVSGEFKQLKYFSGFSKPFISKGEFTLEGEKLLWHVKTPAQSTLLIEDGQVFVKNKGGELTHQPGSEQFVGLLTDLLALNMEALRTRFDVSNQGDCLLLKPKDAMLKQLFSHFILCENNERVESVTLNEHSGSSTQIDFSYANTSNN; via the coding sequence ATGAATTATTTAAAAAATTGTGTGTTTGTTAGTTGTTTTTATTTTGTTTTTTTTAGTACAAGCTTATTAGCTACACCGTCTGTATCGGGTGAGTTTAAACAATTAAAGTATTTTTCCGGCTTCTCTAAACCATTCATCTCCAAAGGGGAGTTTACACTTGAGGGTGAAAAGCTGCTTTGGCATGTAAAAACACCGGCGCAAAGTACATTGCTAATAGAGGATGGCCAGGTATTTGTTAAGAACAAAGGGGGTGAGCTTACTCATCAACCAGGTAGTGAACAGTTTGTAGGTTTACTAACTGATTTACTTGCACTAAATATGGAAGCCTTGCGTACGCGTTTTGATGTATCAAATCAAGGGGATTGTTTATTATTAAAGCCAAAAGATGCAATGTTAAAACAGTTGTTTAGTCATTTTATACTCTGTGAAAATAATGAGCGTGTAGAAAGTGTAACCCTAAATGAACACTCAGGTAGCAGTACCCAAATAGATTTTTCGTATGCAAATACGTCTAATAATTGA
- a CDS encoding transporter → MIKRLSVLFIWFSLLATLLCTALYITKPELNADMFSLLPKSHSKLAYGEEAFFKQNANRIMFSFTGNDKNLAHDELKSWLSTHNINSSFELPSIEQLTAVFSPYKYALLSDNYKYRIADKTRFESFYLTQLNQLGNPFVSATIKADISLSLAAFIGDSLKQSQLFSLKDGRLTRSFNQLDYVVLLATIPDDGLSIEESINLASNIKNKVESLKIAFPQTIISYSGALFHTAENAQQAKYEMSLFGGLSILALLLMVFWVFRKVSSILLASLTVLSALAGGAVAMVFLFNTIHLLTLVFAVTLIGIAIDYAFHAMADLAYGNSLYKSGRLTKGTKTALLLSFITTSLGYSCLLGAPISLLSQVAVFVIAGLASAWLFTLIIIPTWQSKLKLSEFSLIKSQQLVYLMEHFNRYKQLVFFVLGLTLIFLFYVKPITFNSDVRLLSASSQQLMLNEEKHLNLMGQLNSQIVFLFAQNAEQLLQKQELLIDDFKRAYPDLKHNGISRWLPSEKAQQNNLIIFNQAIKKDVFTTTETYTGVKVELAKTKLLNYDALINSHFSTLLSTQMFVEPNIAATWFSVSGIPQEEVALRVSDYKDTFIYNKPKQISNLLDNYSQYLLFTLAIAIAVCFVLFSYKFGFRIASVQVVTISASVLGMLWVCNMVQGSISIFNLLGGLLIVGLAIDYLVFYQINKLTAVNVLAISLSAASSMCVFGMLAFSNTPAIFSFGLTVMVGILTVYFLSPLSVLKSQKE, encoded by the coding sequence GTGATTAAACGCTTAAGTGTACTTTTTATATGGTTTAGCTTATTAGCAACTTTGCTTTGTACGGCTTTGTATATTACTAAGCCTGAACTAAATGCTGATATGTTTAGTTTATTACCAAAATCACATTCTAAATTAGCTTATGGCGAAGAGGCGTTTTTTAAACAAAACGCTAACCGGATAATGTTTTCATTCACTGGTAATGATAAAAATTTAGCGCACGATGAACTCAAATCATGGCTTTCAACACACAATATTAATAGTAGCTTTGAGCTGCCAAGTATTGAGCAATTAACAGCAGTATTTTCTCCTTATAAATATGCATTACTTAGTGACAATTATAAATATAGAATTGCTGATAAAACGCGATTTGAGTCATTCTACCTTACTCAATTAAACCAATTAGGAAACCCATTCGTAAGTGCCACGATAAAAGCTGATATCAGCTTGAGCTTAGCAGCATTCATAGGCGATAGTTTAAAGCAAAGTCAGCTTTTTTCTTTAAAAGATGGGCGGTTAACCCGCAGTTTTAACCAATTAGATTACGTCGTTTTATTAGCGACAATTCCTGATGATGGCCTCTCAATTGAAGAGTCGATTAACCTTGCTAGCAACATTAAAAACAAGGTCGAAAGCTTAAAAATTGCATTCCCTCAAACGATTATTAGTTATTCAGGAGCGCTTTTTCATACTGCAGAAAATGCTCAGCAAGCTAAATATGAAATGAGCCTATTTGGTGGGCTTAGTATTTTAGCATTACTTTTAATGGTTTTTTGGGTGTTTAGAAAAGTAAGTAGTATCTTGCTTGCAAGCTTAACTGTGCTAAGTGCACTTGCAGGTGGTGCTGTGGCTATGGTGTTTCTCTTTAATACTATCCACTTATTAACACTTGTTTTTGCAGTAACATTAATAGGTATAGCTATTGATTATGCATTTCATGCAATGGCAGATTTAGCGTATGGCAATAGTTTGTACAAAAGTGGTAGGTTAACTAAGGGCACAAAAACAGCGCTACTTTTATCTTTTATTACAACGAGCTTGGGCTATAGCTGTTTGTTAGGTGCGCCAATTTCACTTTTATCGCAAGTAGCGGTGTTTGTAATTGCTGGACTTGCGAGTGCATGGTTATTTACTTTGATAATTATACCTACCTGGCAATCTAAGCTTAAGCTCTCAGAATTTAGTTTGATTAAAAGCCAGCAACTAGTTTATTTAATGGAGCATTTTAATCGTTATAAGCAATTAGTTTTTTTTGTATTGGGTTTAACGTTAATATTTTTATTTTATGTTAAGCCAATTACATTTAATAGCGATGTGCGTTTATTAAGTGCAAGCTCACAGCAACTAATGCTAAATGAAGAAAAACATTTAAATTTAATGGGGCAATTAAATAGCCAAATTGTATTTTTGTTTGCCCAAAATGCTGAACAATTACTGCAAAAACAAGAACTGTTAATTGATGATTTTAAAAGAGCTTATCCGGATCTTAAACACAATGGCATTAGCCGTTGGCTGCCAAGCGAAAAAGCGCAACAAAATAATTTAATTATTTTTAATCAAGCAATTAAAAAGGATGTATTTACTACTACCGAAACATATACAGGTGTAAAAGTTGAGTTAGCTAAGACAAAACTACTGAACTATGATGCTTTAATAAATAGTCATTTTTCAACTCTTTTAAGCACACAAATGTTCGTTGAACCAAATATCGCCGCTACTTGGTTTTCTGTATCTGGCATACCACAGGAAGAGGTTGCTTTGCGTGTCAGTGACTATAAAGACACATTTATATATAACAAGCCAAAGCAAATTAGTAACCTACTTGATAACTATAGCCAGTATTTATTATTTACATTGGCCATTGCCATTGCTGTTTGTTTTGTTTTATTTAGCTACAAGTTTGGCTTTCGGATTGCCAGTGTACAGGTGGTAACGATAAGTGCCAGTGTGTTGGGTATGCTTTGGGTTTGTAATATGGTGCAAGGAAGTATTTCAATTTTTAATTTGTTAGGAGGCTTACTCATTGTTGGTTTGGCGATAGATTATTTAGTCTTTTATCAAATAAACAAACTTACAGCTGTTAATGTGTTAGCGATCAGCTTGTCGGCTGCTTCTTCAATGTGTGTATTTGGCATGCTCGCCTTTTCGAATACACCCGCGATATTTAGTTTTGGCCTTACTGTTATGGTAGGGATTTTAACGGTATATTTTTTATCTCCATTAAGTGTATTAAAGTCTCAAAAGGAATAA